One Corvus moneduloides isolate bCorMon1 chromosome Z, bCorMon1.pri, whole genome shotgun sequence genomic window carries:
- the LOC116438228 gene encoding C-C motif chemokine 19-like produces the protein MQQLHLLCLSLLVLGHILDVHGGNNVLDCCLRTSETPIPRRIVQDYRLQLVQDGCDIPAAIFITTKGKRLCAPLHSLWVIRLRERLDASSAQRAKHQGK, from the exons ATGCAGCAGCTTCACCTTCTCTGCCTCAGTCTCCTGGTGCTGGGACATATCCTGGATG TGCATGGCGGGAACAACGTCCTGGACTGCTGCCTGCGGACAAGCGAGACGCCCATCCCGCGGCGGATAGTGCAGGATTATCGGCTCCAGCTGGTGCAGGATGGCTGCGACATCCCTGCTGCCAT ATTCATCACCACAAAGGGCAAGCGCCTCTGTGCACCCCTCCATTCCCTGTGGGTGATTCGTCTCCGAGAGAGGCTGGatgccagctctgcccagagg GCCAAACACCAAGGCAAGTAG